In Papaver somniferum cultivar HN1 chromosome 1, ASM357369v1, whole genome shotgun sequence, a genomic segment contains:
- the LOC113295405 gene encoding F-box protein At2g23160-like yields MRNFNKLTVDLISNILTRLPAETVLDCKLVSKSWNKVISHQSFSQSHLNRCLNNLDSAGASDGKFTFLFVNNNPLYAYRQFHYLEYAENSSSEEQPFHRITRMKLNPAPFKHYSVTGCCNGLVCLNGCYDNDGENYEPVYICNPITRECVFLPEFERTDDRGERLLTGFGYVSKTNEYKVVRMYELLKEPDSVHVEVYTLGSGKGWRNLGKKFDKDLDSFISIRGGGVVGSGLESICWQLKTGKVVIFELSSEMIYEIPTNFYTTWAYKLGVLGGCLSGTYYDKETDTYEILLLKKKTENGPFKWTEEFKLSGMDAHEWLALTSRRALLCCSKTKVLVHDLNSLSSKLLVDFGKDKHIHQAIPHINTLVSLRALGEENTKTMETADIPREVLEAYKSQFEKQQMVICVQQ; encoded by the coding sequence ATGAGGAACTTTAATAAGCTTACAGTAGATTTAATCTCCAACATCTTAACACGTTTACCAGCTGAAACAGTTCTAGACTGCAAGTTAGTCTCCAAATCCTGGAATAAAGTGATCAGTCATCAATCCTTTTCTCAATCTCACCTGAATCGTTGCCTCAACAATCTTGATTCTGCTGGTGCTTCTGATGGTAAGTTTACCTTCCTTTTTGTGAATAATAATCCACTTTATGCATACAGACAGTTTCATTACTTGGAATATGCTGAGAATTCATCTTCAGAGGAACAACCCTTTCATAGAATTACAAGAATGAAACTAAACCCTGCTCCATTTAAGCATTACAGTGTTACTGGTTGCTGTAATGGTTTAGTTTGTCTTAATGGGTGCTATGATAATGATGGGGAGAATTATGAACCTGTTTATATCTGTAATCCCATCACAAGAGAATGTGTGTTTCTACCTGAATTTGAGAGAACAGATGATCGTGGTGAACGATTGTTGACTGGATTCGGTTATGTTTCTAAGACGAACGAGTACAAGGTGGTTAGAATGTATGAATTGTTGAAAGAACCCGATTCTGTACATGTTGAGGTGTACACCCTTGGAAGTGGCAAGGGATGGAGGAACTTAGGGAAGAAATTCGACAAAGACCTGGATTCGTTTATTTCTATACGTGGCGGTGGCGTGGTTGGCAGTGGACTTGAATCTATTTGTTGGCAGCTGAAAACTGGCAAAGTTGTGATTTTCGAATTGTCTAGTGAAATGATTTACGAAATACCTACAAATTTTTACACTACTTGGGCTTATAAGCTTGGGGTTTTAGGAGGTTGTTTGTCGGGTACTTATTATGATAAAGAAACCGATACTTATGAGAtattgctgctgaagaagaagacagAAAATGGGCCATTCAAGTGGACTGAAGAGTTTAAGCTAAGCGGCATGGATGCTCATGAATGGCTTGCCCTCACGTCTAGGCGTGCACTTCTATGTTGCTCAAAGACAAAGGTCCTAGTTCACGACCTAaattctttatcttcaaaactgCTTGTGGATTTTGGCAAGGATAAACATATACATCAAGCAATCCCGCATATCAACACCTTGGTTTCATTAAGAGCATTAggagaagaaaatacaaaaacaatGGAAACAGCTGACATACCCAGAGAGGTACTTGAAGCATACAAGTCCCAATTTGAAAAACAGCAAATGGTAATATGTGTTCAGCAGTAG